The Planifilum fimeticola genome window below encodes:
- a CDS encoding SIR2 family NAD-dependent protein deacylase, protein MAAETLLQVKGPKELITLSGERDRGGTWRWWVDRGEKGEERREWDDWLDALLAMDEDPWEEYEPIAVHPDFRSKIWGAVLQRAADPAGLVPWFRACFPEDPVPDPRSWEEKCPLPRLAEEIRKVRDAVVLTGAGMSTESGIPDFRSSTGLWRKIDPRRVATVEAMETDPDLFRRFYGERLRNLEDVRPHAGHYVLAEWAKQGIVRAVATQNVDGLHHKAGSPEVYELHGTLRTVRCHRCGSPAELEDFLEGRSCGLCGGPLRPNVVLFGELLPEEEWDRAIRAIRESSLLLVIGTSLEVYPVNQLPMLSTGRKAIINGSATEWDHRFHHVIHARIGKTLLKLDRLVKEMK, encoded by the coding sequence TTGGCGGCGGAAACCCTGTTGCAGGTGAAGGGGCCGAAGGAGCTGATCACGCTGTCCGGCGAGCGGGACAGAGGGGGGACGTGGCGCTGGTGGGTCGACCGCGGCGAAAAAGGTGAGGAAAGGCGCGAATGGGACGATTGGCTGGATGCCTTGCTGGCCATGGATGAAGATCCTTGGGAGGAGTATGAACCGATCGCCGTCCATCCGGATTTCCGGTCGAAAATCTGGGGGGCGGTCCTGCAGCGCGCGGCGGATCCCGCCGGTCTGGTTCCCTGGTTTCGGGCCTGTTTTCCGGAAGATCCGGTGCCGGATCCACGGAGCTGGGAGGAAAAGTGCCCCCTGCCCCGCTTGGCCGAGGAGATCCGCAAGGTCCGGGACGCGGTCGTTCTGACGGGGGCGGGGATGTCCACGGAAAGCGGAATACCGGATTTCCGTTCATCGACGGGTTTGTGGCGGAAGATTGATCCGCGGCGCGTGGCCACGGTGGAGGCGATGGAGACGGATCCTGACCTGTTTCGCCGGTTTTACGGGGAACGCCTGCGGAATCTGGAAGACGTCCGTCCCCATGCCGGCCATTATGTGCTGGCCGAGTGGGCGAAACAGGGGATCGTTCGGGCGGTGGCCACGCAAAATGTGGACGGATTGCACCACAAGGCGGGAAGTCCCGAGGTGTACGAACTGCACGGAACGCTCCGCACGGTCCGCTGTCATCGGTGCGGAAGCCCCGCCGAATTGGAGGATTTCCTCGAGGGGCGATCCTGCGGTCTGTGTGGGGGGCCCCTTCGCCCCAACGTCGTGCTTTTCGGCGAACTGCTGCCGGAAGAGGAATGGGACCGGGCGATCCGGGCCATCCGCGAATCCTCCCTTCTTCTGGTGATCGGCACCAGTTTGGAGGTATATCCCGTCAACCAGCTGCCGATGCTGTCCACGGGCCGGAAGGCGATCATCAACGGGAGCGCCACCGAATGGGATCACCGGTTTCACCACGTCATCCACGCCAGGATCGGCAAAACCCTGTTGAAGCTGGATCGCCTGGTGAAGGAGATGAAGTAG
- a CDS encoding M55 family metallopeptidase, giving the protein MKLFISADMEGISGVATNVQLKKESEYQRFRKLMTEDVNAAVDGAFAAGADEVVVCDGHGNMPNILIEELDPRAQLISGNNRVMCQLEGLDETFDGVFFVGYHGREGGGYRGVINHTLAGICVEQIRINGRPVGEAEMNAGVAGRFGVPVLLVTGDDVLEKEVKQTLPEAETVVVKQGVDRFAARLLSPEKARRMIREKAMRAVERRREIPPYRIGTPVTYEIDFKATNQALMTTTLPTVEQIGPKTIRFTLDDPVTAYKHMWGCVIIAMSATNGVLGHVNA; this is encoded by the coding sequence GTGAAATTGTTCATATCCGCGGACATGGAGGGCATCTCCGGCGTGGCAACCAATGTCCAATTGAAAAAGGAAAGCGAGTACCAGCGTTTTCGAAAACTGATGACCGAGGACGTCAACGCTGCCGTCGACGGAGCCTTTGCGGCCGGGGCGGATGAGGTGGTGGTGTGCGACGGTCATGGAAACATGCCCAACATCCTTATCGAGGAGCTGGATCCGCGAGCCCAGCTGATTTCGGGAAACAATCGGGTGATGTGCCAGCTGGAGGGGCTGGACGAAACCTTTGACGGGGTGTTTTTCGTCGGGTACCACGGCCGGGAGGGCGGCGGGTACCGGGGAGTGATCAATCACACCTTGGCGGGCATCTGTGTGGAGCAGATCCGAATCAACGGGCGGCCGGTGGGAGAGGCGGAGATGAACGCCGGGGTGGCCGGCCGTTTCGGCGTGCCCGTACTGTTGGTGACGGGGGACGACGTATTGGAGAAAGAGGTGAAGCAAACCCTTCCCGAGGCGGAAACCGTCGTGGTGAAACAAGGGGTGGACCGGTTCGCTGCCCGGTTGCTCTCCCCCGAGAAGGCGCGGCGCATGATTCGGGAAAAGGCGATGCGGGCGGTCGAGAGGCGCCGGGAGATCCCCCCTTACCGGATCGGGACGCCGGTGACCTATGAGATCGACTTCAAAGCTACCAACCAGGCCCTGATGACCACCACCCTGCCCACGGTGGAGCAAATCGGTCCGAAGACGATCCGCTTCACCCTGGACGATCCCGTTACCGCGTACAAGCACATGTGGGGTTGCGTCATCATCGCCATGTCCGCCACCAACGGCGTATTGGGCCATGTGAACGCGTAG
- a CDS encoding GNAT family N-acetyltransferase, translated as MHWGDERKRERSLRTAGRNDEARSEQEGGGPPFGVEIRRASAGDREAILEVVETCFAGGQSSGRIEERFWHVYAPDRFDPASWQVAEAGGRIVAAAGFPTIDLNVGSFSFRCAGVTGVCTLPEWRGRGLMSALLKAGMDDIDRRGLPLSLLKGMRHRYRRFGFEDGGCRLGLVLHRKRFPDPGWNDEQVVHVAGIGASTQFPPGFCEGLLAVQKRYLGRALRSPSDQRAMISRRGVHTLWVERDGHAAYALVGGATGPHLDDGFPPAEEGGGTWSKLYEVAGDSRLALELLGFLMRKGSGSLQVLVSPRLNALERRLWERAERQFLSPAGMIRIHDLAALLGAYTPWWKERPPSGADSLAMVMEDPEGGAQAVEIAWDQRGVRIRRLEAPPAGAEGKVVRGDRWNWAQALFGPLDVEAALGPSPHARRLRELFPLPFWPPRLEQV; from the coding sequence ATGCACTGGGGCGACGAGCGGAAGCGGGAGAGGTCGTTGCGGACGGCGGGACGGAACGATGAGGCCCGGTCGGAGCAGGAAGGCGGAGGGCCGCCTTTCGGTGTTGAGATTCGCCGGGCGTCCGCGGGGGATCGGGAGGCCATCCTGGAGGTGGTTGAGACCTGCTTCGCGGGGGGACAATCGTCGGGGCGCATTGAGGAGCGGTTTTGGCATGTTTATGCGCCGGATCGATTTGATCCCGCCTCCTGGCAGGTCGCCGAAGCCGGAGGGCGAATCGTCGCCGCCGCGGGTTTTCCGACCATCGACCTGAATGTCGGCTCCTTTTCCTTTCGGTGTGCCGGGGTGACGGGGGTTTGCACCCTCCCCGAGTGGCGGGGGCGCGGCTTGATGAGCGCCCTGCTGAAGGCGGGTATGGATGACATCGATCGGCGCGGGCTTCCCCTCAGCCTTTTGAAGGGCATGCGCCACCGCTACCGCCGGTTCGGATTTGAGGATGGAGGTTGTCGGCTGGGCCTGGTTCTCCATCGGAAGCGCTTTCCCGATCCCGGCTGGAACGACGAACAAGTGGTTCACGTCGCGGGGATCGGGGCTTCGACGCAATTCCCTCCGGGTTTTTGCGAAGGATTGTTGGCTGTTCAAAAGCGCTACCTTGGACGGGCGTTGCGTTCCCCTTCCGACCAGAGGGCGATGATCTCCCGCCGGGGGGTTCACACCCTTTGGGTGGAACGGGACGGCCACGCCGCCTACGCGCTGGTGGGAGGAGCGACGGGTCCCCACCTGGATGACGGATTTCCCCCTGCGGAGGAGGGGGGTGGAACGTGGAGCAAACTGTATGAGGTGGCAGGGGACTCCCGGTTGGCGCTTGAGCTCCTCGGCTTTCTGATGCGGAAGGGAAGCGGGAGCCTGCAGGTGCTGGTCAGCCCGCGTTTAAACGCTCTGGAGAGGCGGTTGTGGGAGAGGGCGGAACGACAGTTTCTCAGCCCGGCGGGGATGATCCGCATTCACGATCTGGCGGCGCTGCTCGGGGCGTACACCCCCTGGTGGAAGGAGCGACCCCCGTCCGGGGCGGATTCGTTGGCAATGGTTATGGAGGATCCGGAGGGCGGCGCGCAGGCCGTGGAGATTGCGTGGGACCAAAGGGGTGTGAGGATTCGGCGGTTGGAAGCGCCTCCGGCCGGCGCTGAAGGGAAAGTGGTCCGCGGCGACCGGTGGAATTGGGCCCAGGCTCTGTTTGGACCCCTGGATGTGGAGGCTGCCCTGGGACCTTCCCCGCATGCCCGCCGTCTGAGGGAGCTCTTCCCGCTCCCTTTTTGGCCGCCGCGACTGGAGCAGGTGTGA
- a CDS encoding DMT family transporter → MNIGRFSVAPVPALIVGIVAISFSAIFIKWSDAPASVLGMYRLLLTVLLMAPFTGSSVRREVRKIKPADAGLLFLSGLFLGLHFLFWIESLRYTSVASSMIVLSLEPVFVALGAYAAFRERTGGAALLGMGMALAGTVLIGWGDIGFSKEAVYGDFLSLLGTLAVSVHMLIGQRLCAYIPSHVYSFLVFSTAALVLAVYNLAAGIGMTGYPAREWGIFLLLAVVPTVFGHLLFNSLLRVVGATTVSMSILGEPVGAILLAYLLLGEGITDYQAVGGALTLAGLAVFLRTKRTGPSEEKPARESA, encoded by the coding sequence ATGAATATCGGCCGTTTTTCCGTGGCTCCGGTTCCGGCGCTCATTGTCGGCATCGTGGCCATATCCTTTTCCGCGATTTTCATCAAGTGGTCGGATGCTCCCGCTTCGGTCCTCGGCATGTACCGGCTGCTGCTTACGGTTTTGCTGATGGCTCCTTTCACGGGGAGTTCCGTTCGCCGGGAAGTGCGGAAGATCAAGCCGGCGGACGCCGGACTGCTTTTCCTGTCGGGATTGTTTTTGGGGCTGCACTTCCTGTTCTGGATCGAATCCCTCCGTTACACTTCGGTGGCCAGTTCGATGATCGTCCTGTCCCTTGAGCCGGTATTTGTCGCCCTCGGAGCCTACGCGGCGTTTCGGGAGCGGACCGGCGGAGCCGCCCTGCTCGGGATGGGGATGGCCCTGGCCGGAACCGTCCTGATCGGATGGGGGGACATCGGTTTCTCCAAAGAGGCGGTCTACGGGGATTTTCTTTCCCTGCTGGGCACCCTGGCCGTTTCCGTTCACATGTTGATCGGCCAAAGGCTCTGTGCGTACATCCCTTCCCATGTGTACAGCTTTCTCGTCTTTTCGACGGCCGCTCTGGTCCTGGCCGTATATAACCTGGCGGCCGGAATCGGGATGACCGGTTATCCGGCGCGGGAGTGGGGCATTTTCCTCCTGTTGGCCGTCGTTCCCACCGTTTTCGGCCACCTCCTGTTCAACAGCCTGCTCCGGGTGGTGGGTGCGACCACCGTCTCCATGTCCATCCTGGGGGAGCCCGTGGGGGCGATTCTTCTCGCCTATCTGCTGTTGGGGGAAGGAATCACCGATTACCAGGCGGTCGGCGGAGCCCTGACCCTTGCGGGACTCGCCGTTTTTCTGAGGACGAAGCGAACGGGGCCTTCGGAGGAGAAGCCGGCGCGGGAATCGGCTTGA